In one window of Bizionia sp. M204 DNA:
- a CDS encoding TonB-dependent receptor produces MKTILYLLFLSMAPIAMGQNNITGIVTDAETGEGLPFVNIYFPQLEKGTTTDFDGNFNIENLPSGLYSLVYSFVGYGTKSMNLVIPTTDTISLTLSSSAIEMEAVIISTPFHKLQSDNVMKVERQTIKELKASGAVTLGEGISNIAGVEGVSTGLGITKPVIRGLSSNRVLVYTQGVRLENQQFGDEHGLGLSDAGVESVEVIKGPASLLYGSDALGGVLYINPEKFAHQNSSNADFGGTYFTNTQGYSTNAGYKASGEAFKVLFRGSVTEHADYNTADYRVTNTRFKEQDFKAGLGYQSTNFKTDFRYNVNHSKIGIPEAIGEQSTNKTPLLPYQELTNHIFSSRSTVFFNNSKLEFNLGYIYNNRNEFEDEHDHDHDHDHDHEEDHDEHEDEHHDEEHETLHPALQMKLITANYDVKYHLPILGKFETIVGVQGMNQVNTNYGEEELIPNAVTNDFGILAMSHIHFEKFDIQLGARYDNRWLQIDNNINKTFNSFNGAFGVKTNLTENITARLNLATGFRAPNLAELTSDGVHHGTNRYEIGNIDLNNEQNFQTDLALEFKSEHIEFFVNGFYNHVNDYIYLSPNGTSINNTPVYNYVQDNSALYGGEIGLHFHPHPLDWLHYESSFETVTGKLDSGDYLPLIPANSINNTIRVEFDYKEETNMYAFVKLKSVFSQDNVSTFETATGSYNLLSAGFGGNIKVFNNDLSIIISGTNLTDKTYVNHLSRLKPDGIFNMGRNFSLGLTYSL; encoded by the coding sequence ATGAAAACAATTTTATATCTATTGTTTTTATCCATGGCTCCAATAGCTATGGGTCAAAACAATATTACTGGCATCGTTACAGATGCTGAAACCGGCGAAGGTTTACCTTTCGTAAATATTTATTTTCCCCAATTAGAAAAAGGCACTACAACGGACTTTGATGGTAATTTCAACATTGAAAATTTACCGTCAGGATTATATTCATTAGTCTATTCTTTTGTAGGATATGGAACAAAATCTATGAATTTAGTTATTCCTACAACCGATACTATTTCATTAACATTATCTAGTTCAGCCATAGAAATGGAAGCGGTAATTATATCCACACCTTTCCATAAGCTTCAAAGTGATAATGTAATGAAGGTGGAGCGCCAAACTATTAAAGAATTAAAAGCTTCTGGAGCCGTTACTCTGGGTGAAGGTATTTCTAATATAGCAGGTGTTGAAGGTGTTAGCACAGGATTAGGCATTACCAAACCTGTAATTCGCGGTTTAAGTTCCAACCGTGTTCTAGTTTATACTCAAGGCGTCCGATTAGAAAATCAGCAATTTGGTGATGAACATGGACTGGGTTTAAGCGACGCTGGTGTAGAAAGTGTAGAAGTCATTAAAGGTCCCGCATCCTTACTCTATGGAAGTGATGCACTTGGTGGCGTTTTATATATTAATCCCGAAAAATTTGCGCATCAAAATTCGAGTAATGCAGACTTTGGCGGAACTTATTTCACCAATACTCAAGGTTACAGTACAAATGCTGGTTACAAAGCATCTGGCGAAGCGTTTAAGGTGTTATTTAGAGGTAGTGTTACAGAACATGCCGATTACAATACAGCCGATTATCGCGTGACCAACACACGTTTTAAAGAACAAGATTTTAAAGCGGGCCTTGGCTACCAATCTACGAACTTCAAGACAGATTTTCGTTATAATGTCAATCATTCCAAAATAGGAATTCCAGAAGCCATTGGTGAGCAATCAACTAATAAAACGCCTTTATTGCCATATCAGGAATTAACGAATCATATATTTAGTTCGCGCTCAACCGTGTTTTTTAATAATTCGAAATTGGAATTTAATTTAGGGTATATCTATAATAACCGTAACGAATTTGAAGATGAACATGATCATGATCACGACCACGACCACGATCATGAGGAAGATCACGATGAGCATGAAGACGAACATCATGACGAAGAACATGAAACCTTACATCCTGCCCTTCAAATGAAGCTTATAACTGCTAATTATGATGTGAAATACCACTTACCTATTTTGGGTAAATTTGAAACAATTGTTGGTGTTCAAGGTATGAATCAAGTGAATACTAATTATGGTGAAGAAGAATTAATTCCAAATGCCGTTACTAATGATTTTGGTATTTTGGCCATGTCACATATTCATTTTGAAAAATTCGATATACAATTAGGTGCACGATATGACAACCGCTGGCTACAAATTGACAATAACATAAATAAAACCTTCAATAGTTTTAATGGTGCTTTTGGTGTAAAAACGAATCTTACTGAAAATATAACAGCACGTTTAAATTTGGCAACAGGTTTTAGAGCTCCTAATTTAGCTGAATTAACTTCAGATGGTGTTCATCATGGTACAAATAGATATGAAATTGGGAATATTGATTTAAATAATGAACAAAATTTTCAAACCGATTTGGCTTTAGAGTTTAAAAGCGAGCATATTGAGTTTTTTGTAAACGGTTTTTATAATCACGTAAATGATTACATCTACTTATCACCAAACGGGACATCTATAAATAACACACCTGTTTACAACTATGTTCAGGATAACTCTGCATTATATGGTGGTGAAATTGGTTTGCATTTTCATCCACACCCTTTAGATTGGCTGCACTATGAAAGTAGTTTTGAAACAGTTACCGGAAAATTAGATTCAGGTGATTATTTACCTTTAATTCCTGCAAATAGTATAAACAATACCATTCGTGTAGAATTTGATTATAAGGAAGAAACAAATATGTATGCTTTTGTTAAGCTAAAATCCGTGTTTAGCCAAGATAACGTGAGTACTTTTGAAACAGCAACCGGTAGTTACAATTTACTAAGCGCGGGGTTTGGTGGAAATATTAAAGTGTTTAATAATGATTTGTCCATCATTATTTCAGGAACTAATTTAACGGATAAAACTTATGTTAATCATCTGTCACGCTTAAAACCGGATGGTATTTTTAATATGGGACGAAATTTCAGTTTAGGACTCACCTATTCCTTATAA
- a CDS encoding DUF6787 family protein, translated as MKKFKETWEIQHNWQLIFPALGIIGLLYSCFRLAFLLPLSEILLIQFVYTIILFVLLLKITLWLFTKLESRWEVTYRWEIIRIFIVFAVTGSSSLVVGRPIIELMGITKENLNPLLYWILFIIIGLVFYQILLITFGWLFGQFKFFWEFKKKMLKRFGLKRFLD; from the coding sequence ATGAAAAAATTCAAAGAAACTTGGGAAATTCAACATAACTGGCAACTTATATTTCCTGCTTTAGGAATTATTGGCCTTCTGTATTCTTGTTTCAGACTTGCCTTTCTTTTGCCTTTATCTGAAATCCTACTTATTCAATTTGTATATACAATTATCTTATTTGTCCTTTTATTAAAAATAACCTTATGGCTTTTTACAAAACTTGAAAGTCGTTGGGAAGTTACATACCGTTGGGAAATTATTCGTATTTTCATTGTGTTTGCGGTAACAGGAAGCTCATCTTTAGTCGTAGGACGACCTATAATTGAACTCATGGGAATTACTAAAGAAAACTTAAATCCACTGCTCTACTGGATTTTATTTATTATTATTGGGCTTGTTTTCTATCAAATCCTCTTGATTACATTTGGTTGGCTTTTTGGGCAGTTTAAATTTTTCTGGGAATTTAAAAAGAAAATGCTCAAACGATTTGGTTTAAAACGCTTTTTAGATTAG
- a CDS encoding DUF6146 family protein: MKLLYSSLVILCLMVSCKTPETVGNISETEVTETQDTIKLVNDELEYEVIIIEAGFESWMARRAKPRSFYTQSFLEAKNIQYVTEWNKRVVSSRYNQNLYDMSINYQQGINYGFELNYLLYHYFVFFQERYKQKLSSHNPQF; the protein is encoded by the coding sequence ATGAAATTGCTATATAGCAGCCTAGTAATACTCTGTTTAATGGTTAGTTGTAAAACGCCTGAAACCGTTGGAAATATTTCAGAAACGGAAGTAACAGAAACTCAAGACACCATTAAGCTTGTAAATGATGAATTGGAATATGAAGTTATAATCATAGAAGCGGGATTTGAATCCTGGATGGCTAGACGTGCTAAACCTAGAAGTTTTTATACCCAATCCTTTTTGGAGGCAAAAAACATTCAATATGTTACGGAATGGAATAAACGCGTGGTGTCTTCACGTTATAATCAAAATTTATACGACATGAGTATTAATTATCAACAAGGCATCAATTATGGCTTTGAGCTTAATTATTTACTCTACCACTATTTTGTTTTTTTTCAAGAGAGGTATAAACAGAAATTATCCTCGCATAATCCTCAATTTTAA
- a CDS encoding DUF937 domain-containing protein, which translates to MAGILDLLNSDMGKTIISGVAGQSKQSESKTQDVLTMALPVLMQAMKRNAATPQGAEGLLGALNNSKHDGSILDNLGSLFSGGVDDSVTHEGDKILNHVLGSKKANVENAIGARAGIDAGSVAQILKVAAPILMGVLGKQTRAQNVNSTSGIEGLLGGLLSGNSKENEQSFLESILDADGDGSIIDDVAGMVLNSGKKKGGLGGILGGLFGK; encoded by the coding sequence ATGGCAGGAATATTAGATCTATTAAATAGTGATATGGGTAAAACCATAATAAGCGGTGTTGCCGGACAATCCAAACAATCAGAAAGTAAAACACAAGATGTTTTAACCATGGCTTTACCAGTACTTATGCAAGCTATGAAACGTAATGCTGCCACACCTCAAGGTGCTGAAGGATTATTAGGCGCCTTAAATAATAGTAAGCATGACGGTAGTATTCTTGATAACCTTGGAAGTCTTTTTTCCGGTGGAGTTGATGATTCCGTAACCCATGAAGGTGATAAAATATTAAATCACGTTTTGGGTAGTAAAAAAGCCAATGTAGAAAATGCTATTGGTGCCAGAGCTGGAATTGACGCCGGGTCTGTAGCCCAAATCCTTAAAGTAGCAGCTCCAATTTTGATGGGTGTTTTAGGAAAACAAACTAGAGCGCAAAATGTAAATAGCACGTCCGGTATTGAAGGATTATTAGGAGGTCTGTTAAGCGGAAACTCCAAAGAAAATGAACAAAGCTTTTTGGAGTCTATTTTAGATGCCGATGGCGATGGTAGTATTATAGATGATGTTGCCGGAATGGTTTTAAATAGCGGTAAAAAGAAAGGTGGACTTGGCGGAATTTTAGGTGGCCTTTTTGGAAAATAA
- a CDS encoding D-2-hydroxyacid dehydrogenase encodes MKVLANDGVSQSGIEALEEAGYEVLTTTVAQEQLANYINQHNIAVLLVRSATTVRQDLIDSCPSLKIIGRGGVGMDNIDVEYARSKNVHVINTPDASSHSVAELVFAHLFGGVRFLHDSNRNMPLDGDSQFKSLKKNYAKGVELRGKTLGIIGFGRIGRQVAKIALGVGMKVIASDKYVGKATIKVQFYNGQFINVEIKTKPTTEILKQADFISLHVPAQKEYVISEKEFSIMKDGVGIINAARGGVVDEVALVKALESGKVAFAGLDTFEEEPSPAIQVLMNGRISLTPHIGAATNEAQDRIGTELASQIISILKTEKQ; translated from the coding sequence ATGAAAGTATTAGCAAACGATGGTGTTTCGCAAAGTGGTATAGAAGCATTAGAGGAAGCAGGTTATGAAGTATTAACAACCACAGTTGCCCAAGAGCAATTAGCAAATTATATCAACCAGCATAATATAGCGGTATTATTAGTTCGTAGCGCCACAACGGTACGTCAGGATTTAATAGATAGTTGTCCATCTTTAAAAATTATTGGTCGTGGTGGTGTAGGAATGGACAATATTGATGTAGAATATGCACGCAGTAAAAATGTCCACGTCATTAATACACCAGATGCTTCATCTCACTCGGTTGCTGAACTTGTGTTTGCTCACTTATTTGGAGGCGTGCGTTTTTTACATGACTCCAACAGAAACATGCCATTGGATGGTGATTCGCAATTCAAATCCTTAAAGAAAAACTACGCTAAAGGTGTGGAACTTCGTGGTAAAACATTGGGTATTATTGGTTTTGGTCGTATTGGTCGTCAAGTTGCTAAAATAGCATTAGGCGTTGGCATGAAGGTTATTGCTAGTGATAAATATGTTGGTAAAGCTACAATAAAAGTTCAATTTTATAATGGTCAATTTATTAATGTAGAGATTAAAACGAAACCTACAACAGAAATTTTAAAACAAGCTGATTTCATTTCACTACATGTACCCGCTCAAAAAGAATATGTTATCAGTGAGAAAGAATTTAGCATTATGAAAGATGGTGTTGGAATTATTAATGCGGCTCGAGGCGGCGTTGTAGATGAAGTAGCTTTAGTCAAGGCTTTAGAGTCTGGTAAGGTTGCCTTTGCTGGTTTAGATACGTTTGAAGAAGAACCATCACCAGCCATTCAAGTTTTGATGAATGGTAGAATATCATTAACTCCGCATATTGGAGCGGCAACTAATGAAGCACAAGACAGAATTGGAACCGAACTTGCCTCGCAGATTATCAGTATATTAAAAACAGAAAAACAATAA
- the serC gene encoding 3-phosphoserine/phosphohydroxythreonine transaminase: MKRHNFSAGPCILPKEVMLKASEAILDFDNGLSLIEISHRSKPFVDVMEKARALALELLGLEGKGYKALFLQGGASTQFLMVALNLLEKRAGYLNTGTWADKAIQEARIYDDVYEVASSKDANFNFIPKGYDIPTDYDYFHCTSNNTIFGTQMKSFPECDIPMVCDMSSDIFSRQLDFTKFDLIYAGAQKNMGPAGTTLVVVREDILGKVSRKIPSMMDYKVHIGKSSMFNTPPVFAVYTSMLTMEWLKNLGGIPAIEKENNKKAQLIYSEIDLNPLFKGYAMKEDRSKMNATFNLTNEDLKETFETMLDEEGINGLNGHRSVGGYRASMYNAMPLDSVGVLVDIMSELERKA; this comes from the coding sequence ATGAAAAGACATAATTTTAGTGCAGGACCTTGCATTTTACCGAAAGAAGTGATGCTTAAAGCATCAGAAGCTATTTTAGATTTTGATAATGGTTTATCATTAATCGAAATTTCCCACAGAAGTAAACCCTTTGTGGATGTTATGGAAAAGGCACGTGCTTTGGCTTTGGAATTACTCGGTTTAGAAGGTAAAGGCTACAAAGCTTTGTTTCTTCAGGGAGGTGCTAGTACACAGTTTTTAATGGTAGCTTTAAACCTACTTGAAAAACGCGCAGGCTATTTAAACACAGGAACCTGGGCAGATAAAGCTATTCAAGAAGCACGTATTTACGATGATGTTTACGAAGTGGCTTCATCTAAAGATGCCAACTTCAACTTCATCCCAAAAGGTTACGATATTCCAACAGATTACGATTATTTCCATTGCACATCTAACAACACCATTTTTGGAACACAAATGAAATCCTTTCCAGAATGTGATATTCCGATGGTTTGTGATATGAGCAGTGATATTTTTTCACGCCAATTAGATTTCACCAAATTCGATTTAATATATGCGGGTGCTCAAAAAAATATGGGTCCTGCGGGAACAACATTAGTGGTGGTTCGTGAAGATATTTTAGGAAAAGTATCTCGTAAAATTCCATCAATGATGGATTATAAGGTGCACATTGGTAAAAGCAGCATGTTTAACACACCGCCCGTTTTTGCCGTTTATACATCCATGCTAACCATGGAGTGGCTTAAAAATTTAGGTGGCATTCCAGCTATTGAAAAAGAAAACAACAAAAAAGCACAATTAATTTATAGTGAAATAGACCTGAACCCATTATTTAAAGGTTATGCTATGAAGGAAGATCGTTCCAAAATGAATGCGACTTTCAATTTGACCAACGAGGACTTAAAAGAAACTTTTGAAACCATGTTGGACGAAGAAGGTATTAACGGACTTAATGGTCATAGAAGTGTTGGAGGATATCGCGCATCTATGTACAATGCCATGCCGTTAGATAGTGTTGGTGTTTTAGTGGATATTATGAGTGAACTGGAACGTAAAGCGTAA
- a CDS encoding acyl-CoA reductase has product MDLRQRINAFVELGKFLKQFSTDPFEENNAVLHNNLFFDGFKHQIKIAQEHNAWFTRENLIFSFNGWSKSLTETNITQWLNNYNFNNVNPKKVAIIMAGNIPLVGFHDFLSVLISGHHVVVKQSTNDKHLLPFLAKYLETVEPEFKGKITFTADKLDNFEAVIATGSNNTARYFEYYFKGKPSIIRKNRNSLAVLSGDETEEQLEALSEDIFRYYGLGCRNVSKLLVPKDYDFQKFFKAMYKWHPIIHQNKYANNYDYNKAVYLMSEFDMLENGFLMIKEDSSYASPIATVFYEYYSDAKALKNKLQADSDKIQCVVASGLVDSEVSFGQTQNPQLWDYADNVDTISFLLKIS; this is encoded by the coding sequence ATGGATTTACGACAAAGAATTAACGCGTTTGTTGAATTAGGGAAATTTCTTAAACAATTTTCTACCGATCCCTTTGAAGAAAACAACGCAGTTTTACATAACAATTTGTTTTTTGACGGCTTTAAACATCAAATAAAAATTGCTCAAGAACATAATGCCTGGTTTACTAGAGAGAATCTTATTTTCTCTTTTAATGGCTGGTCTAAATCACTGACTGAAACCAATATTACCCAATGGCTTAACAACTATAACTTTAACAATGTTAATCCTAAAAAGGTCGCAATTATAATGGCTGGAAATATCCCTTTAGTCGGTTTTCACGATTTTTTATCGGTTTTAATTTCCGGACATCACGTGGTTGTAAAACAATCTACTAATGACAAACATCTATTACCTTTTTTAGCTAAATATCTTGAAACGGTAGAGCCAGAATTTAAAGGAAAAATTACGTTTACTGCAGATAAGCTCGATAATTTTGAAGCCGTAATCGCTACTGGAAGCAATAATACAGCTCGATATTTTGAATATTATTTCAAAGGAAAGCCGTCAATTATTCGTAAAAACAGAAATTCTTTAGCTGTTCTTTCAGGTGATGAAACGGAAGAGCAATTAGAAGCGCTTTCCGAAGATATTTTTAGATACTACGGCTTGGGTTGTAGAAATGTATCAAAATTATTAGTGCCTAAAGATTACGATTTTCAAAAATTCTTTAAGGCTATGTACAAGTGGCACCCTATAATTCACCAAAATAAATACGCCAATAACTACGATTATAATAAGGCAGTTTATTTAATGAGCGAATTTGATATGTTAGAAAATGGGTTTTTAATGATTAAAGAAGACAGTAGCTACGCCTCGCCTATTGCTACGGTTTTCTATGAATACTATTCGGATGCAAAAGCTTTAAAGAACAAGCTTCAAGCCGATTCTGATAAAATTCAATGTGTGGTTGCTAGCGGTTTAGTAGATTCTGAAGTTTCCTTCGGACAAACGCAAAATCCGCAGCTTTGGGATTATGCAGACAACGTAGATACCATTTCGTTTTTGTTAAAAATTAGTTGA
- a CDS encoding 4Fe-4S dicluster domain-containing protein — protein MAIIITDECINCGACEPECPNTAIYEGADDWRYKDGTSLNGKVVLPNGKEVDAEEAQEPISDEIYYIVPDKCTECQGFHEEPQCAAVCPVDCCVPDDAHVETEEELNAKQRFMHPDA, from the coding sequence ATGGCAATTATAATAACAGACGAATGTATTAATTGTGGTGCCTGTGAGCCAGAATGTCCAAACACCGCTATTTATGAAGGTGCTGATGACTGGCGCTATAAAGATGGCACCAGCTTAAACGGAAAGGTGGTTTTACCAAACGGTAAAGAGGTAGATGCTGAAGAAGCCCAAGAGCCAATAAGTGATGAAATTTACTACATAGTTCCTGATAAATGTACGGAATGTCAAGGTTTTCATGAAGAACCACAATGTGCGGCTGTTTGTCCTGTAGACTGTTGTGTGCCTGATGATGCACATGTTGAAACGGAAGAGGAATTAAACGCTAAGCAGCGTTTTATGCATCCAGATGCGTAA
- the ychF gene encoding redox-regulated ATPase YchF, which yields MKAGIVGLPNVGKSTLFNCLSNAKAQSANFPFCTIEPNIGVVNVPDPRLEKLESLVNPERVLPATVEIVDIAGLVKGASKGEGLGNQFLANIRETDAILHVLRCFDNDNIVHVDGNVNPIRDKETIDMELQLKDLETVEKKLEKVKRAAKTGNKEAQKEEAVLLKIKAGLEAGISVRALEFSEEEDIDFVKPSQFITDKPVMYVCNVDEDSANSGNAYVDKVREAVKDENAEVLVLAVGTEADINELDDYEERQMFLADIGLEEPGSAKLIRSAYKLLNLQTYFTAGVKEVRAWTVEVGATAPQAAGVIHTDFEKGFIRAEVIAYDDYVQFGSEAKVKEAGKMRVEGKNYIVKDGDVMHFLFNV from the coding sequence ATGAAAGCAGGCATCGTAGGATTACCAAACGTAGGAAAATCAACATTATTTAATTGTTTATCAAATGCCAAAGCGCAAAGTGCTAACTTTCCGTTTTGTACCATAGAACCTAATATTGGTGTGGTTAATGTACCAGATCCAAGACTTGAAAAATTGGAGTCCTTGGTGAATCCGGAACGTGTTTTACCTGCAACTGTTGAAATTGTTGATATTGCTGGTTTGGTAAAAGGCGCGAGTAAAGGTGAGGGTCTTGGCAATCAATTCCTAGCTAATATTCGAGAAACAGACGCTATTTTACATGTATTACGCTGTTTTGATAATGATAATATTGTTCATGTGGATGGTAACGTGAATCCTATTCGTGATAAAGAAACCATTGATATGGAATTGCAGCTGAAAGATTTAGAAACAGTTGAGAAAAAACTGGAAAAGGTGAAGCGAGCTGCCAAAACCGGAAATAAAGAGGCGCAGAAAGAAGAAGCGGTTTTACTTAAAATAAAAGCCGGTTTGGAAGCTGGTATTTCAGTCCGTGCTTTGGAATTCTCGGAAGAAGAAGATATCGATTTTGTAAAACCAAGTCAATTTATTACAGATAAACCTGTGATGTATGTTTGTAATGTGGATGAAGATTCCGCAAATTCAGGTAATGCTTATGTTGATAAGGTTCGTGAAGCCGTTAAAGATGAAAATGCTGAAGTTTTAGTTTTAGCAGTAGGAACAGAAGCTGATATTAATGAATTAGACGATTACGAGGAGCGTCAGATGTTTTTAGCCGATATTGGTTTAGAAGAGCCAGGTTCTGCTAAATTAATTCGTTCGGCTTATAAATTATTAAATTTGCAAACCTATTTTACTGCAGGTGTTAAAGAAGTACGCGCTTGGACTGTAGAAGTTGGAGCAACAGCGCCTCAAGCGGCTGGTGTTATTCATACTGATTTTGAAAAAGGCTTTATCCGCGCTGAAGTTATTGCGTATGATGATTATGTACAATTTGGTAGCGAAGCAAAAGTAAAAGAAGCTGGTAAAATGCGCGTGGAAGGAAAAAACTATATCGTAAAAGATGGTGATGTCATGCACTTCTTGTTTAATGTATAA
- a CDS encoding DNA topoisomerase IV subunit B — protein sequence MSQEIKYTEDNIRSLDWKEHIRMRPGMYIGKLGDGSSADDGIYILIKEVLDNSIDEYVMGAGKTIEISIHGNKVTVRDYGRGIPLGKVVDVVSKMNTGGKYDSKAFKKSVGLNGVGTKAVNALSSYFRVESTRDNKSASAEFEQGNLTNQELLDDTSRRKGTKVSFVPDETIFKNYKYRNEYIIKMLKNYVYLNIGLTIVFNGEKYFSENGLKDLLMENSNANDLLYPIIHLKGDDIEVALTHSKTQYSEEYYSFVNGQNTTQGGTHLSAFREALVKTFREFYNKNFDASDVRKSVVSAISIKVMEPVFESQTKTKLGSTDMGGDLPTVRTYINDFVKTNLDNFLHKNPETADKILRKILQAERERKELSGIRKLAKDRAKKASLHNKKLRDCRVHFGDTKNERNLETTLFITEGDSASGSITKSRDVNTQAVFSLKGKPLNCYGLTKKIVYENEEFNLLQAALNIEESLEDLRYNNVVIATDADVDGMHIRLLLITFFLQFFPELIKDGHLYILQTPLFRVRNKKKTIYCYSEEERQNAIEELKPKPEITRFKGLGEISPDEFQHFIGADIRLDPVMLDDNMSIEDLLSFYMGKNTPDRQEFIINNLKVELDIVEEVK from the coding sequence ATGTCGCAAGAAATCAAATATACCGAAGATAATATCCGTTCTCTGGATTGGAAAGAGCATATCCGAATGCGACCTGGAATGTATATTGGTAAATTGGGTGATGGGTCTTCCGCTGATGATGGTATTTATATTCTGATTAAAGAGGTTTTAGATAACTCCATTGATGAGTATGTCATGGGAGCTGGGAAAACCATCGAAATATCTATTCACGGAAATAAAGTAACGGTGCGGGACTACGGTCGTGGTATTCCATTAGGTAAAGTGGTAGATGTGGTTTCCAAAATGAACACCGGTGGAAAATACGATAGTAAAGCCTTTAAAAAATCGGTTGGATTAAACGGTGTTGGTACGAAGGCTGTCAATGCGCTTTCCAGTTATTTTAGAGTCGAATCGACTCGAGATAACAAATCCGCATCAGCTGAATTTGAACAAGGAAATCTGACAAATCAAGAACTACTTGATGATACATCCCGCCGAAAAGGAACTAAAGTATCGTTTGTTCCAGACGAAACCATTTTTAAGAATTATAAGTATCGTAATGAGTACATCATTAAAATGCTTAAAAACTATGTGTACCTGAATATTGGTTTAACCATAGTTTTTAATGGTGAAAAATATTTTAGTGAAAATGGTTTGAAAGACTTGCTTATGGAAAATTCCAATGCAAACGATTTGCTGTATCCCATTATTCACTTAAAAGGCGATGATATTGAAGTTGCGTTAACGCATAGTAAAACACAATATAGCGAAGAGTATTATTCATTCGTAAACGGACAAAACACCACGCAGGGAGGTACCCATTTATCGGCTTTTCGTGAAGCTTTAGTAAAAACCTTTCGTGAATTTTACAATAAGAATTTTGATGCATCAGATGTGCGGAAATCTGTGGTTTCTGCTATTTCCATTAAAGTCATGGAACCCGTTTTTGAAAGTCAAACGAAAACCAAATTAGGATCGACAGATATGGGTGGCGACTTGCCAACGGTAAGAACCTATATCAACGATTTCGTTAAAACCAATCTAGACAACTTTCTACATAAAAACCCTGAAACTGCCGATAAGATTCTGCGTAAAATCCTTCAAGCTGAACGTGAGCGTAAGGAATTATCCGGAATCCGGAAATTAGCAAAAGATCGTGCTAAAAAAGCGAGTCTTCACAATAAAAAATTGCGTGATTGCCGTGTTCATTTTGGAGATACTAAAAACGAACGTAATTTAGAAACAACCTTGTTTATTACAGAGGGAGATTCAGCTTCTGGAAGTATAACAAAATCACGTGATGTAAATACACAAGCCGTTTTCAGCTTAAAAGGAAAACCGCTAAACTGTTATGGTTTAACAAAGAAAATTGTTTATGAGAATGAAGAATTTAACTTGCTTCAAGCTGCTTTAAATATTGAAGAGTCTCTGGAAGATTTGCGCTATAATAATGTGGTTATTGCTACCGATGCCGATGTGGATGGTATGCACATTCGGTTATTATTGATTACATTTTTCCTTCAGTTTTTTCCGGAATTGATAAAAGACGGACATTTATACATCTTGCAAACGCCATTGTTTCGTGTTCGTAATAAGAAAAAAACCATTTATTGTTATTCAGAGGAAGAGCGCCAAAATGCCATAGAAGAATTGAAGCCAAAACCAGAAATAACCCGATTTAAAGGTCTTGGTGAAATTTCGCCTGATGAATTTCAGCATTTTATCGGAGCGGATATTCGTTTGGATCCTGTTATGTTGGATGATAATATGTCTATTGAAGATTTGTTAAGTTTCTATATGGGCAAAAACACACCAGATCGTCAGGAATTCATTATAAATAATCTTAAAGTAGAACTTGACATTGTGGAGGAGGTTAAATGA